A genomic region of Acidimicrobiales bacterium contains the following coding sequences:
- a CDS encoding XRE family transcriptional regulator has protein sequence MLDQQEVASLVRSRLRDRRVELGLSIDDLAERSLVNASTISRIETGRRLPGLNHLVPLANTLGLSLDELVAPPDPSDVVIRPEPEHADGLTYWQLTRHEQPGLPHVFKLALPARRARMPEELPTHPGREWLYVLSGTLRLVLGDRELLVPAGSTASFDTSVPHWLGAHDGPAELLCIFDHQAERTHLPSN, from the coding sequence ATGCTGGATCAGCAAGAGGTCGCGTCGCTCGTGCGCTCCCGTCTGCGCGACCGGCGGGTCGAGCTGGGCCTGAGCATCGACGACCTGGCGGAGCGCTCGCTGGTCAACGCTTCGACGATCAGCCGCATCGAGACCGGGCGGCGACTGCCGGGCCTCAACCACCTGGTGCCGCTGGCCAACACGCTGGGCCTGAGCCTCGACGAGCTCGTGGCACCGCCGGATCCGTCCGACGTCGTCATCCGGCCCGAGCCCGAGCACGCCGACGGCCTCACCTACTGGCAGCTGACCCGCCACGAGCAGCCGGGCCTGCCCCACGTCTTCAAGCTGGCCCTGCCCGCCCGCCGCGCCCGGATGCCTGAGGAGCTCCCGACGCACCCCGGTCGCGAGTGGCTCTACGTCCTGTCGGGGACGCTGCGCCTGGTGCTCGGCGACCGGGAGCTGCTGGTACCCGCCGGCTCCACGGCGAGCTTCGACACCAGCGTGCCCCACTGGCTGGGCGCCCACGACGGTCCGGCCGAGCTGCTCTGCATCTTCGACCACCAGGCCGAGCGCACCCACCTGCCGTCCAACTGA